The following proteins are co-located in the Barnesiella propionica genome:
- a CDS encoding metal-dependent hydrolase family protein produces the protein MQKNILINDVLIFDGEHDNVRTGNILIEENKIKVISEQPIPVEKDQETEVVDGLGNFMMPGLIDAHWHAYMSSNTMMDLLTADDAYTQLKAGREAGNTLLRGFTTIRDAGGPVFGLKRAIDEGIIRGPHIYPSGPIISQTGGHGDFRAVYDVPRPFDCCGWTHTEEIGAAIIADGVDAVITAARNNLRMGASQIKLMTGGGVASLYDRLEDSQFFEEEIRAAVKVAEDAGTYVMVHVYAPRAIARAVNAGVRSIEHGHLIDEPTMALIAERDVWLSMQPFTYDDNHFPTKEQQEKHALVVQGTDNTYKLAKKYNVHLAWGTDLLFNPVGTVNQNQGIVRLQQWFTNYEILKMITHDNAELLSLSGPRNPYPGDLGVIKEGALADVVIVKGNVLEDISLLGEPEENIVFIMKDGVVYKNLL, from the coding sequence ATGCAGAAAAATATTTTGATTAATGATGTTCTTATTTTTGACGGGGAACATGATAATGTCCGGACCGGAAATATCCTGATAGAGGAAAACAAAATCAAGGTGATTTCGGAACAACCTATTCCCGTAGAGAAAGATCAAGAAACCGAGGTTGTGGATGGACTGGGTAATTTTATGATGCCCGGCCTTATCGATGCCCATTGGCATGCTTATATGTCAAGTAATACCATGATGGACTTGTTGACTGCCGATGATGCTTATACGCAATTGAAAGCCGGGAGAGAGGCTGGTAATACATTGTTACGGGGTTTTACTACAATCCGTGATGCCGGTGGCCCAGTGTTTGGTTTGAAGCGGGCTATTGATGAAGGAATAATAAGAGGACCTCATATTTATCCTTCAGGGCCTATAATTTCCCAGACTGGGGGACATGGTGATTTTCGTGCCGTATACGATGTACCGCGTCCGTTTGATTGCTGCGGATGGACACATACCGAAGAAATAGGAGCAGCTATAATAGCGGACGGTGTCGATGCCGTGATTACAGCGGCGAGAAATAATCTCCGTATGGGAGCCAGCCAGATTAAATTAATGACGGGAGGCGGAGTTGCTTCTTTGTACGATCGGTTGGAAGATTCTCAATTTTTTGAAGAAGAGATCCGTGCGGCAGTTAAAGTGGCGGAAGATGCTGGGACTTATGTTATGGTACATGTTTATGCTCCCAGAGCAATAGCCCGGGCAGTAAATGCCGGAGTACGGAGTATTGAGCACGGACATTTGATCGATGAACCTACTATGGCATTGATCGCCGAACGGGATGTATGGCTAAGCATGCAGCCGTTCACTTATGACGACAATCATTTCCCTACAAAAGAACAACAGGAAAAACATGCGTTGGTAGTACAAGGAACGGACAATACGTATAAACTGGCGAAGAAATATAATGTACATTTGGCCTGGGGGACCGATTTGTTGTTTAATCCGGTCGGGACTGTAAATCAGAATCAAGGGATTGTCAGGCTCCAGCAGTGGTTTACCAATTATGAAATACTTAAAATGATAACTCATGATAATGCAGAATTGTTATCTCTTTCAGGTCCGAGAAATCCTTATCCCGGTGATTTGGGAGTAATTAAAGAAGGCGCTTTAGCCGATGTCGTGATCGTTAAAGGTAATGTTTTGGAAGATATAAGCTTGCTTGGCGAACCTGAAGAAAATATAGTTTTTATTATGAAAGATGGAGTTGTGTATAAAAATCTATTATAA
- a CDS encoding linear amide C-N hydrolase — MAGFNDSYACTRALYQGPDGLTITGRTMDWKEDIQTNLYILPRGVSRVGYDSNNTVKWTSKYGSIVATGYDIGTSDGMNEKGLVVNMLYLPESDYTRPGDTRPVMGIAIWPQYVLDNFATVEEAVRELRKEVFRIDAPNMPNGAASTLHMSISDETGNSAILEYLNGNLVIHEGKQYQVMTNSPRYEQQLAINEYWKGIGGLTMLPGTNRAADRFVRASFYINVIPKTSNEREALAGVFGVMRNVSVPLGISTPERPEISSTRWRSISDQKNKIYYFESTLSPSTFWVDLKKMDFTPQAGTKKLNLVNGEIYTGEANKDFKESKPFPFLFRLP, encoded by the coding sequence ATGGCAGGATTCAACGATTCCTATGCATGTACACGCGCTCTTTACCAGGGACCGGACGGTCTTACGATTACGGGCCGCACAATGGATTGGAAAGAAGATATACAGACTAATCTTTATATTCTTCCGAGAGGAGTATCCAGAGTGGGCTATGATAGTAATAATACTGTTAAATGGACGTCCAAATACGGTAGTATCGTAGCTACAGGATATGATATAGGGACTAGTGACGGAATGAATGAAAAAGGACTGGTCGTTAATATGCTGTATCTTCCTGAGTCCGATTATACGAGACCTGGAGATACACGTCCGGTTATGGGTATAGCCATTTGGCCGCAGTATGTACTGGATAATTTCGCTACTGTCGAGGAGGCTGTTCGGGAACTTCGGAAAGAAGTTTTCAGGATAGACGCACCTAATATGCCCAATGGAGCAGCTTCTACTCTTCATATGTCTATTTCCGATGAGACGGGAAACAGTGCTATACTGGAATATCTGAACGGAAATCTGGTAATACATGAGGGCAAACAATATCAGGTCATGACGAACTCTCCCCGTTACGAGCAGCAGCTGGCTATTAATGAGTATTGGAAGGGGATAGGCGGACTTACCATGCTACCCGGCACTAATCGTGCAGCCGATCGTTTTGTACGTGCCTCTTTTTATATAAATGTTATTCCTAAGACTTCCAATGAACGGGAGGCGTTGGCCGGAGTGTTCGGAGTTATGCGTAATGTTTCGGTCCCGTTGGGAATCAGTACGCCCGAAAGACCGGAAATATCCTCTACCCGCTGGCGGTCGATATCTGATCAGAAAAATAAGATTTATTATTTCGAATCTACTTTGAGTCCCAGTACCTTTTGGGTCGATTTGAAAAAGATGGACTTTACCCCTCAAGCCGGAACTAAAAAATTGAATCTCGTTAATGGTGAAATATATACAGGGGAAGCGAATAAGGATTTCAAGGAAAGCAAGCCTTTCCCCTTTCTGTTCCGTTTACCGTAA
- a CDS encoding site-specific integrase, with the protein MARVKNHTKVKEPIRLRMKSLSNGSKSLYLDIYRDGKRTYEYLKMYIIPETDSNSRRQNQTTMDAANAIKSKRIIELTSNEAGIVFRKDKTFLLDWMQVYMEAQESAGKKDGSQIKIAMRILKDYAGEMVTLDQIDGDFCRGYITYLLTEYHPKGKDISNYTLHNYYRALNGALNSAVRKKKMKANPFNELEKSEKIRKPESMRSYMTIEEVQALIDTPMPHEEYEIVKCAYLFSCFCGLRISDIIKLKWNDVFVDRGQYRLAVSMKKTKEPIYLPLSPEALKWMPERGGKSSEDNVFDLPSANTIRMQLKPWAKAAGISKRFSYHTSRHTFATMMLTLGADLYTVSKLLGHADVKMTQVYAKIINKKKDEAVNLVNGLFH; encoded by the coding sequence ATGGCACGAGTTAAGAATCATACAAAAGTCAAAGAGCCAATTCGTCTTCGGATGAAGTCGCTGAGCAATGGCAGCAAGAGCCTGTATCTGGATATATACCGCGACGGAAAGCGGACATATGAATACCTCAAGATGTATATTATCCCGGAAACGGATAGCAACTCCCGCAGGCAGAATCAGACGACAATGGACGCCGCCAATGCCATCAAGTCGAAGCGTATTATCGAACTGACCAGTAATGAGGCCGGGATTGTATTCCGTAAGGACAAGACTTTCCTGCTGGATTGGATGCAGGTTTATATGGAGGCTCAAGAGAGTGCCGGTAAGAAAGATGGCAGTCAAATCAAGATTGCCATGCGCATACTGAAAGACTATGCCGGAGAAATGGTCACACTGGATCAGATTGACGGGGACTTTTGTCGTGGCTACATCACTTATCTGCTGACGGAATATCATCCGAAAGGCAAGGACATATCGAACTACACGCTTCACAATTATTACCGTGCGTTGAACGGTGCGTTGAACTCTGCCGTCAGGAAGAAAAAGATGAAGGCCAACCCTTTCAACGAACTTGAGAAGTCGGAGAAAATCCGCAAGCCGGAGAGTATGCGGTCGTACATGACCATCGAAGAGGTACAGGCGTTGATTGACACTCCTATGCCCCACGAGGAATACGAGATTGTAAAATGCGCATATCTGTTCTCCTGCTTTTGCGGATTACGCATCAGCGATATAATCAAGCTGAAATGGAATGACGTGTTCGTTGACAGGGGACAGTACCGTTTGGCCGTGTCCATGAAAAAGACCAAAGAGCCTATTTACCTGCCCCTCTCTCCTGAAGCGTTGAAGTGGATGCCGGAACGTGGGGGCAAATCATCAGAAGATAATGTGTTCGACCTGCCGTCCGCCAATACAATCAGAATGCAGCTCAAACCTTGGGCGAAAGCAGCCGGAATCTCCAAGCGGTTCTCCTACCACACCAGTCGCCATACGTTTGCCACCATGATGCTGACGCTCGGAGCGGACTTATATACTGTCTCGAAGCTGCTCGGCCATGCCGATGTGAAAATGACACAGGTGTATGCCAAGATTATCAATAAGAAAAAGGACGAGGCTGTGAATCTTGTAAACGGTTTGTTTCACTAA
- a CDS encoding helix-turn-helix domain-containing protein, which produces MERMSGRLAAIESVLKKLEPVESLLERITLLENTIFTTKRVFTFQEACMYIGVSESMLYKLTSSKEIPHYKPRGKMVYFAKEELDEWLLQNYEPTMNEAVRRVTEAAATEPFLNKRRYGKRKKD; this is translated from the coding sequence ATGGAGCGGATGAGCGGACGGCTCGCCGCCATCGAATCGGTACTGAAGAAATTGGAACCGGTCGAAAGTCTCTTGGAGCGTATTACGCTGCTGGAAAATACCATCTTCACGACCAAGAGAGTTTTCACATTTCAGGAAGCCTGCATGTATATCGGGGTTTCTGAAAGTATGCTGTACAAGCTCACATCGAGCAAGGAGATACCGCACTACAAACCGCGCGGTAAAATGGTTTATTTCGCCAAGGAGGAATTGGACGAATGGCTGTTGCAGAATTATGAACCTACCATGAACGAGGCAGTGCGCAGGGTGACGGAAGCCGCCGCCACAGAACCGTTCCTTAACAAGAGACGCTATGGAAAACGAAAGAAGGATTGA
- a CDS encoding AAA family ATPase — MENERRIDRTTSMGMDEHRLSDILHASQIKATDIYETPPQIIWIDNSTIATLGNFSASTGKAKSKKTFNVSALVAASLAGKQVLNYRAHLPEGKQRILYVDTEQSRFHCRSVLERILRLAGLPTTTDPENLDFFCLREYSPSVRIEVIDYALRQQKGYGLVIIDGIRDLMLDINNAGESVEVINRMMEWSSRYDLHIHCVLHLNKGDNNVRGHIGTEMSNKAETVLVISKSNENPGISEVHALHIREKEFKPFAFTINETGLPVIAEVHSFGEPPKPKARTGFTELSIEQHREALSAAFGEKPIRGFDNLLQSLMVSYEAIGFKRGRSVMIKLMQYLIDNLKLIIKRDKLFYYDMTPTEAMLFDEE; from the coding sequence ATGGAAAACGAAAGAAGGATTGACCGCACAACCAGCATGGGGATGGATGAACACCGCCTGTCGGACATCCTCCATGCCTCGCAAATCAAGGCGACGGACATTTATGAGACCCCTCCGCAAATCATCTGGATAGATAACTCAACGATTGCCACGCTCGGCAATTTCAGTGCATCGACTGGCAAGGCGAAATCGAAAAAGACGTTCAACGTCTCTGCGCTTGTCGCCGCATCATTGGCGGGGAAACAAGTATTGAACTACCGTGCACATCTGCCCGAAGGCAAACAGCGTATTCTGTACGTCGATACGGAACAGAGCCGTTTCCATTGCCGCTCGGTATTGGAGCGTATATTGCGGCTGGCCGGGTTGCCCACGACGACCGATCCGGAGAATCTCGATTTTTTCTGCCTGCGTGAATATTCGCCGTCGGTGCGTATCGAGGTCATCGACTATGCGCTGCGCCAACAGAAAGGCTACGGACTGGTCATCATCGACGGCATTCGCGACCTGATGCTCGACATCAATAATGCCGGTGAATCGGTGGAAGTCATCAACCGGATGATGGAATGGTCTTCGAGATACGACCTGCACATCCACTGTGTGCTTCATTTGAACAAAGGGGACAACAACGTGCGCGGACATATCGGAACGGAGATGAGCAACAAGGCGGAGACCGTGCTGGTCATCAGCAAGAGTAACGAGAATCCCGGCATCAGCGAAGTCCATGCGCTCCATATCCGGGAAAAAGAGTTCAAGCCGTTTGCATTTACCATCAATGAAACAGGACTGCCCGTCATTGCGGAAGTACACTCGTTTGGCGAGCCCCCGAAGCCCAAGGCAAGAACGGGGTTTACGGAACTGAGCATCGAACAGCACCGCGAAGCTCTCTCTGCCGCATTCGGGGAAAAGCCCATCCGGGGATTCGACAACCTGCTGCAGAGCCTGATGGTCTCCTACGAGGCAATCGGGTTCAAACGCGGCCGGAGTGTCATGATAAAACTGATGCAATACCTGATAGACAACCTCAAGCTCATCATCAAACGGGACAAGTTGTTCTATTACGACATGACGCCTACCGAGGCCATGCTTTTTGATGAAGAATGA
- a CDS encoding toprim domain-containing protein, with the protein MTIAEAKQVRIVDFLAQLGHHAQHIKSEQYWYFSPLRNERTPSFKVNDRINEWYDFGEATGGDLVELAKYICRTDCVSEALAYIERLVNGASLPRTRMPTAPPRPVEAEMKDVIVIPLRHHALFSYLQSRLIDADIGRMYCKEVHYELRGRHYFALAFGNTSGGYEVRNAYYKGCLNNKDISLIRHLTEETQENVCVFEGFMDFLSYMTLKLAGDRTVCLAMPCDYLVMNSVNNLKKTLARLQEYSVIHCYLDNDLAGQRTTETIAGMYDGRVSDESCHYAEYKDLNDYLRGKKR; encoded by the coding sequence ATGACCATAGCAGAAGCAAAACAAGTACGCATCGTGGATTTTCTGGCACAGCTCGGCCACCATGCACAGCATATAAAATCGGAACAATACTGGTACTTCTCACCGTTACGGAACGAGCGTACCCCGTCGTTCAAGGTGAATGACCGAATCAATGAATGGTACGATTTCGGCGAGGCGACCGGCGGCGACCTGGTGGAACTGGCAAAATACATTTGCCGGACGGACTGCGTGAGCGAGGCACTGGCGTATATCGAGAGGCTTGTGAATGGCGCATCACTACCGAGAACCCGTATGCCGACCGCTCCACCCCGACCGGTGGAGGCTGAAATGAAAGACGTGATCGTGATTCCACTCCGCCATCACGCCCTGTTCTCTTACCTCCAATCCCGGCTTATCGACGCGGACATCGGCCGTATGTATTGCAAGGAGGTGCATTATGAACTGCGAGGCCGTCATTATTTCGCTCTCGCATTCGGCAATACCTCCGGTGGTTACGAGGTGCGCAACGCCTATTACAAGGGATGCCTGAACAACAAGGACATCTCATTGATAAGACATCTGACAGAAGAGACACAGGAAAATGTCTGTGTTTTCGAGGGCTTCATGGATTTCCTTTCCTATATGACACTGAAACTGGCAGGCGACCGAACGGTCTGTCTTGCCATGCCATGCGACTACCTCGTGATGAACTCGGTAAACAACTTGAAAAAGACGCTGGCACGTTTACAGGAATATTCGGTCATCCACTGTTATCTCGACAATGACCTTGCCGGGCAGAGAACCACAGAGACCATTGCCGGGATGTATGATGGACGTGTCAGCGATGAATCCTGCCACTATGCGGAATACAAAGACCTGAACGATTACCTGCGCGGAAAGAAACGCTGA
- a CDS encoding DUF4134 domain-containing protein: MSKAKKILCALCLPFPYTTFAKSGCVNYSWGADALATMHDFVVTMMLYVQYICCAIAGVYVIVSVCQIYIKMNTGEDGITKSIMTLVGACLFLIGAFYVFPVFFGYRI; this comes from the coding sequence ATGTCGAAAGCTAAAAAGATTCTATGTGCGCTGTGCCTCCCGTTCCCCTACACGACTTTTGCCAAAAGCGGATGCGTGAACTATAGCTGGGGAGCGGATGCGTTGGCCACGATGCACGACTTCGTGGTGACGATGATGCTCTATGTCCAGTATATCTGTTGCGCTATCGCCGGAGTTTACGTCATCGTGTCCGTCTGTCAGATATACATCAAGATGAACACGGGCGAGGACGGCATCACCAAGTCGATAATGACGCTTGTAGGTGCGTGCCTGTTCCTGATCGGGGCATTCTATGTTTTCCCGGTTTTCTTCGGCTACCGCATATAA
- a CDS encoding DUF4134 domain-containing protein yields MFQKTKQLCRKAFGFVNGIPTKVMMFSFMLLSGMVAKAQNSAGDYSAGTSALSTVADEIAKYVPIMVKLCYAIAGVVAIVGAISVYIAMNNEEQDVKKKIMMVVGACIFLIAAAKALPLFFGIAA; encoded by the coding sequence ATGTTTCAGAAAACCAAACAGCTGTGCCGCAAGGCATTCGGATTCGTCAACGGAATCCCTACCAAAGTAATGATGTTCTCCTTCATGCTGCTGTCCGGCATGGTGGCGAAAGCGCAGAACTCCGCAGGCGACTATTCCGCCGGTACGAGCGCATTATCCACTGTCGCCGATGAGATTGCCAAGTATGTGCCTATTATGGTGAAATTGTGCTACGCCATTGCCGGCGTTGTGGCCATCGTGGGTGCAATCTCGGTATATATCGCCATGAACAACGAGGAGCAGGACGTCAAGAAGAAGATTATGATGGTCGTGGGAGCATGTATCTTCCTCATTGCGGCGGCCAAGGCGTTGCCTCTGTTCTTCGGTATTGCCGCTTAA